The Armatimonadota bacterium DNA segment AGAATGTCGTATAGCAGTGTGTAAGGCTTTGCTTTGGGGCGAAAGACATCGGCGTAAGTCATCCAGCCCTCCTCATGCAACACTTTTTCTTACGCCCTAATATATTACCTCAATGTCCTCGAAGCACCTTTGTTGCCTTTTCAGATGGTGCAAACCAATTTTGTCATGCTGAGCGTTAGCGAAGTATCTCCAGGTGTCGCTACAACGAGATTCTTCGCTTGTGCCGGAATGACACGGTGCGTCGCCATCCTGCACTACCGGAGTAATCATGCTTGACGAACCACTATTTAAGCATTTTTCTTTTCCCAAAATATATACAGGAAGAAGCCGTGAGAAAAGGAACTGCGCAGTTGCATGCGCAACTCACAGCAACTCACCGAGTGAAGCGAAGAGAACGAACGATGGGATGCTTCGCTGGCGCTCAGTATGACAGATTGAGATGGATGGAACATGTGGAGGAGAAGAACAATGATGGTCAAAAGACATCCCTTTTTCAATGGATGGTTTGTCTTCGTGTTAACCACACTGGGTGCGCTGCTATTGCTTTCTCTTGCCGGCTGTGGCGGAGGGGGCGAGACGCAACCGCCGCTTTCGGACACCAGAGCGGTGACGGTTCAGGTTCAGGATGCGTTCACCGGAGAGCCGGTACCGAATGCATCGGTGCGCATCGGCTCCCAGACCTCCACCACAAACCTTCAAGGGATGGCAAGCGTTTCTATCCCTGCTGGCAGATACTCTCTGGAAGTCTCTCACAACGGCTACTCCTCTTTTTCGGCTTCCGTGCCGGTTTTTGAGGGATGGACCGTTCCTGTAGCGCTCACTCCCAGCCTGTCTGCAGCGACCGATGAGACCTTCCAGCTGCGCTCCGAGCAGGTATTTGCTGCCGCACAAAACCTGCAGAAAGCCATCGATGAGCTGAAAAAGGCAGACGCCTCCACCAGCAGGGACGTGGTGCTGCAATTTGTGACCGCAGGCAAAGCGCTGGAAGCGGCTATGCGCACGGTGTCGAATTATACGCCGACGCGAAGGGGACGGCTGGACTTTCTCTCCTCTTTCTTGGGGCTGGCGAAAGTGTCTCAAGGTACCGAAGAGACACTGCGCATTCGCAACCAGCTGCTCGCCGGCGAAGATGTGCCCGAAATCAACCAGTGGCTGGCTCAGAATCCGTATCAAGGGGCGCGTTCGTTACAGCAGCTGCGTGAGATGTACCCGGGCGCCACCATAGACCCCGTGCTCCATCGGCTGCTAATCCTGTACGAACAGCAAAACCCGAACAGCGGTTTCCATACGGCGATGGACGGGGCGAAAGATATCTGGCTCTCGCCATTCCCCGACCTGCTGGAAGCACCCAAAAACCTGCTGGGCGAAGCCATCGACAAGTTCTGGAGTGGGGCTGGCCAACTGATAGTGAAAACGGTGGACTACGGATCGCTGATCCTGCAGGGCAGAGAACAAATCGCCTGGCTGTGGGACAAAGTGCAAAAGAAGCTGGTGATGGCAAAAGTAAAGGACAACCAGCCCATCACTCTCCCTCAGACAACCTATGACGTGGTCATCTCGAACGGCACTGCGCATCGTCCCACTCTGCTGACCGATTATCAGTTAGCAACCGAAACGCAGACCGTCACCATTACACCGGAGTCCATCGGCACGCCACCTTCCGGTGCGAGGGTGTACGTCGGAAACTTCACCGCTACGAAGACGCAAAGCAACAACCTAGGCACATGGCAGCACTCGGTGAACGTCACCCTGCAGCTCACCATACCGGACGATCCGAATCGGCCTGCTGTTCTGAAGGTGAACGGCACGTACAGTGTGATGCGCACCGCCCTCGCGCCCGGCATTACTTTGTATGAGCCTGCAACGGGTTCGTATACCTTCAATGCCGAAGGCAATCCGAAAGTGGGAGTGATGCAAACATGGGACAACCAGCTGGCAGCGGGGTTTGTGCAAATCATGGCAGATCCCCCCAGCAACAACACCTTTACGCTGGAGGTTAGTTCCATGTGGCGATTCGGCTCGTCAGGCATCGTGGTTATCGGACAGCCGGTCACCTTCCAGCGACAGTGAACGGGAGCTCTCGCCTGAAGCCACGCGAAGGGCAAAACACTGGATGGCGGCTATCGCCCGTTCCACCGCCTCTTGCACTGCGGGCGACAGCTCCTCGCCATGCTCGAAATGTACACTGCGCACGGTGAGCAGAGATGCCTGTGCCGGAGCCGAGCCGTAAAGCGCCTGCGCCAGAAGACACAGGTCGGCGGGACCTGCCGAATGAGTGAAAGAAGCGTTTGGCGAAGAGGGAGCAGTGACGGTTTCCCACTCCATCTTTCCCACCGGCTCCCCCTCCCGTGCATCGACGAAAACGACGGCACGGCACCGGCTGAGCGGCTCGGCAAGCTCGGGGGTGAGCTGGTGACAGGCGATCACCTGTACACCTTCCATAGGTTCCTGGAGCAAGCGCTCCGCGACCCGCCAGCCGAAGCCGTCGTCTTGCCGAAGGGTGTTCCCGTAGCCGATGACCAGTAGTGTGCCACACATGATGCTTGCCTTCCCACCGGAGGGCGAGATAGAGGGGCGCGGTGACCGCGCCCCTTCTTTGCACCTTGCAAGACACGAAGGCTTACCGCCTCACCTCGTCCAGTACCTCGCCAGAGGGCGAAAGCAGCTGGATGTGCAGTGGCATCTGCCCCACAGCGTGCGTCGAGCAGCTCAAGCAGGGGTCAAAGCAGCGGATGACCGCCTCTACACGGTTGAGCATGCCCTCTTGAATCTGCTCGCCTTTCACGAAGTGTTTCGCCGCCTGCAAGATACCCCGGTTCATGGCGAGGTTGTTGTGTCCGGTGGCGATAATCAGGTTTGCCCAGGTAATCAACCCATCCTTGTCGATACGATAATGGTGGATGAGCGTGCCGCGGGGCGCTTCCGCCACGCCGATGCCCTCACTGCGGTTGGGTCCCGCCACTGCTTGCACGCGCGTATCCAGAATATCAGGCTCGTGGAGCAGCTGCTGGATGCGCTCCAGCCCGTACAGTATCTCAATCAGGCGGGCATAGTGGTAGTGGAACGAGCTGAGCACCGCGCCTCGCTCCAGCGTGCGGAACTCCGCCCATGCCTCATCAGCGCGCGGCGTGCCACATCGGTCTACCAGGTTCAACCTCGCCAGCGGACCTACCCGATAGACTCCCTCCGGGTAGCCAATCGGCTTGTAGTAGGGGAACTTCAGGTAGGTCCACGGCTCCACCGCCTCGCCGATATAGTCCTGATAATTGTTGGGGTCTATTTTATCGGCGATCACGTTACCTGCCGAATCCACCACGCGCAGCACGCCGTCGTAGTGCTCCAGCGCACCTGTGTCGGTGACCAGTCCCAAGAACAACGAGGGGAAGTTTGCAAAGGTCTGTATCTCCTCGCTGAACTGATGGAGGATGCTTTTGAACCAGGCAATAGCGCGCTGGGTGATATCGATGGCTTCCGGAATGCTCGCCAGCATCTGCTCACGCTTCTCTGCGCTGAGTGGTTGCGCCACTCCGCCCGGCACAATCCACGAGGGGTGAATGCGCTTGCCTGCCAGCCACTCAATCATCTGCTGACCGATCTGGCGCAGACGGATACCATCGCGCGCCATTTGTGGGTTGGTCTGCACAACGCCCACAATGTTGCGTACGGCAGGGTCGGCATCCATACCCAGCAGGAAGTCCGGCGAGGAGAGATGGAAGAAGCTGAGCGCGTGCGACTGTACCAGTTGCGCCAGATTGAAGATTCGCCGCAGCTTCTCCGCCGTTTCGGGGATGCGCACCGCCAGCAGCGCGTCACATGCCTTGCCGGAAGCGACGAGATGGCTGACGGGACATATCCCGCAGATGCGCGCAGTGAGCGCAGGCATTTCACTGAAGCGCCGTCCCTCGCACAGCTTCTCGAAACCGCGAAACTGGGTAATATGGATACGCGCATCGCGCACGATGCCCTGCTCATCCAGCTGGATGGTGATTTTGGCGTGTCCCTCGATGCGCGTGATAGGGTCTATGGTAATCGTTTGTGCCATGTGGTACCTCCTTACGCTCCAAAGCGCGTCAGCTTCGCCATGTCCGGCATCCGGTCTGCCAGAAGGTCGCTGAGCGCGAGGAAGATGGTCTCTGCCGAAGGCGGACATCCCGGAATAAACACGTCCACCTTCACCACCTCGTGTACCGGACGCGCCTTCTCGATGAGCGCGGGAATAACCTCACGCGGCACCTGCGGGTGCAAAGTCACGTTCTCGAGATACGCCCGCTGTAAAACCGCGTTCACTCCAAAGGGGTTGCGCATGGAGGGCACATTGCCGGTCACCGCGCAATCGCCAAAAGCCACCAGTATCTTCGTGCGCTCGCGCACCATTCGGATCTTGTGCAGGTCTTCTTCGCTGCTCACCGCCCCTTCGACCAGGGTGATATCTACCTCCTCGGGAAACTCCTTCAGGTCTACCAGGGGACTATAGACTAAATCCGCCTGCTGGAACACTTCGATCAGCCGCTCATCCATGTCCAGAAAGGACATGTGACACCCGGAGCAGCCGTCCAGCCACACGGTTGCTATGCGTTTTTTGCTCATCGCCTTTCCTCCCTCATCATGGTGAGGTAGGGCAGAAACTGCCGTTTCTTCAGTCGCTCGGACACCGGCTTGCCCTTCTCAAACAGCGCGCCGGTGGGGCAGACGTTCACACACTTGCCGCAGCTGGTGCAGGTCTCGGATTCGCCCCACGGCTGGCTCAGGTCAGTGATGACCCGACTGTCTATACCACGCCCCATCACATCCCAGGTGTGTGCCCCCTCGATCTCGTCGCACACGCGCACGCACCGCGTGCACAGGATGCATCGGTTGTGGTCTACCACAAACCGCTCGTGGCTGGCGTCCACAGGCAGGCGCGGAAAACGGTAGGGCACGCTGACATGCGTCATGCCCAGTATCTGTGCCATATTTTGCAACTCACAGTGCCCGTTCACCACACACACCGAGCAGATGTGGTTGCGCTCTGAAAAGAGCAACTCCAGCACCATCCGACGGTACTTCTGCAGTCGCTCGGACTGGGTGTACACCTCCATCCCCTCCTCTACCCGCGTGACGCACGCAGGTAGCAGCCGCGATACACCCTTGATCTCTACCAGACACAGTCGGCATGCACCGATGGGTGTTAGCCCTTCCAGGTTACACAGCGTGGGGATGAAGATACCGTTTTGCCGGGCGACCTCCAGGATGGTCTCATCTTCGCGACCGCTCACGTCGCGATCGTCTATCTTCAGCGTTTTGACGCGAACTGGCTGATTCATCCGTGATCCTCCTACTGACGCATCTGACAGACCCCGGCAGGGCACTGCTTGTCCACGATGTGGGCAATGTACTCCTCGCGGAAGTACTGGAGCGTGCTCAGCACGGGGTTGGGGGCAGTTTGTCCCAGCCCACACAGGCTGGTGTACTTCACCATGTCGCACAGTTCCTCCAGCAGGGCAAGGTCTTCCATGGTCGCCTCGCCGGAGGTAATCTTGTTCAAAAGGTGGTACATCTGCGCGGTGCCAACGCGGCAGGGCACGCACTTGCCGCAGGACTCGGAAACGCAGAAGTCCATAAAGAACTTCGCCACGTCCACCATGCAGGAGGTCTCATCCATGACGATCATGCCTCCCGAGCCCATAATGGAGCCGACTTTTGCCAGCGACTCGTAGTCCACAGGCATGTCCAGGTACTGCTCGGGGATACATCCACCGGAGGGACCGCCTGTCTGCACCGCTTTGAACCGGTGTCCGTCGGGTATACCACCGCCGATGTCGAAAATAATCTCGCGCAGGGTGATACCCATCGGTACCTCAATCAAGCCGGTGTTCCTCACGCGCCCTGCGAGCGCGAAGACCTTCGTTCCCTTGCTCTTTTCTGTGCCGATGCTGGCGAACCAGTCGCCGCCGTTGCGGATGATGGGTGCGACGTTGGCGAAGGTCTCCACGTTGTTGATCAGGGTGGGATAACCCCATAATCCGTACTCGGCAGGGTAGGGTGGACGGGGACGTGGCTGTCCGCGCTTGCCCTCGATGGAGGCGATGAGGGCTGTTTCCTCGCCGCACACAAAGGCACCCGCGCCGAGACGGATATCCACGTGGAAGCTGAAGGTCGTTCCGCAGATGTTATTCCCCAGCAAACCAAGGCGCTCCGCTTGCCGAATGGCGGTGCGCAGACGCTTGACTGCCAGCGGGTACTCCGCGCGCACGTACAGGAACCCCTGGCTGGCTCCTACCGCATAAGCGGCGATCGCCATGCCCTCCAGCACGCGGTGGGGGTCGCTCTCCAGCACGCTGCGATCCATAAAGGCGCCAGGGTCGCCTTCGTCCGCGTTACAGATGACGAATTTGCGACTGCCTCCCGCTTTGGCAACGGTGCTCCACTTCAAGCCCGTCGGATACCCCGCGCCGCCTCGCCCGCGCAAGCCGCTACGGGTAATCTCGTCGATGACTTCCTGAGGCGTCATCTCCTCCAGCACACGAGCCAGCGCGGTGTAACCGTCGCGGGCGATGTAGTCCTCTATCTTTTCGGGGTCAATCACCCCGCTGTTTTCCAGCACAATCTTGTACTGCTTGGTGAAGAAGGACATGTCGGAGGGACATACCAGTTGCTCCACCGGCTTCTTCCCCAGGCTCTCCACAATCGCAGGGGCATCCTGCTCGGTGACCCCCTGGTACATCACCCCGTCGGGTTCTACGAGCATCAGCGGTCCCGCGGTGCACAACCCCAGGCAACCGACCCCCTTGACCTCGCACTCACTCTCCAGCCCACGCTGGGCGATTTCGTTCTGCAGGGCTTCCCGGACGCGGTCGCTCCCAGCAGACAAACACCCAGCCGCTACGCATATCTTGATGCGGTGTCGAGGTTCGGGGCGAGCCTCTTCGTGAGACTCTGCCAGCCTGCGCAGTTCTTCCGGTGTCATTGGTCGGTCCACCTCCCAATCCGTTGTAGCGCCTCTTCGGGCGTCACCTTACCTGCTACCTCGCCGTCGAAGACCACTGCGGGCGCCAAGCCACAGGCACCGATACAACGAGCCGTGAGCAGTGACAGTTTACCGTCCGCTGTGGTCTCGCCCGGTTGAATCTGGTATTTCTCCGAAATGGCAGCCACCACGTGGGGGGCGCCTTTGATGTAGCAGGCGGTTCCCATGCACACCACGCAGGTGTGTTCCCCTTGCGGCTTCAGGGTGAAGAAGTGGTAGAAAGTAGCCACTCCGTACACCTTACTCAAAGGCACCCGAAGCGCCTTTGCCACATATTGCAACGCCTCTGTTTCCAGATACCCAAAGGTCTGCTGGACCGAGTGCAGCGTTTCAATCAGCGCATTGGGGTCATACCCATGCCGACGCATAGTGGCTTCCACGATACGCCACCGTTTGTCGTCCGAGGGTGGAGAGGGCTTGGTGAAATGCATGTTCGCTGCTTCCTCCGTTTGCTCTAGTGACGCTTTTGGGGCAAAGGGGAGAACGGCGGGCTTCGGGACAAAAATGCCTACCACCCTTTGGAACGCATCTATATTCAACGGCGTTCGAGCCGCAGGGTTCCCCTTCGCCAGAGCTTTCGGAGCACCTTTTGCTTTCTCGTACTCAACGAGATCGCATTGTGGTGCTCATTTTCATTCTTTTCGATACACTGTATTTACCAATTTCACTATATCATAAATAGAGTGTATTTTGCAAGTGCAAATGAAGGGATAGCCTACCTGAACCATACCGGCTCTCCCTGCTCTGTATCGGTTCGCCTTCCGTAGAACGGAACCAGTGTCACATCGCCTCTACCGCTCATCTGTTCCGCCACGCGCTTGCCTCCGTCATCCACGCCGTCCTCACCCACGCTGTAGAGCAGGAAGCCCCGCTCCGAAGGCTTGTACACGAACCGCCCGCCCGTGAAGGGGTCCCTGTCCAGGTCCGACACACCCGCGTCCTCCAGCATCGCAGGGTAGGAACCGTGCCTGAGCCGATAGGCACGCACGGCAGCCGCACAGCCGAGCAAGCGGATGCGACACGTAGTATGACCTGAAGTACGTTTCAACGGTTCGAGCGGTGGCAGCAGGATTTTGGTAACGGGATGATGTGGCTCTTCGACATGCTGCCACAGGTTGACGGGTTTGGAGGTTTCTCCTTCCACTCGGCGAAGGTAAGTATGTACCTCCCGGGCGGCACGTCGCAGGTTCAGCCATCTGGGATTCCAGCGAAGGAGACGGCTGTCGGAGAGCATTCGCCAAGCATCGTACTGCCCCGCATACAGGTCGTGTAGCAGCGTCAGGATGAAGTCGCGTTCCACGCGCACTATCTGAGCGAGCGGAACACGCTTTTTTTCCCACTCTCGTATCGCCTGTGTCAGCTGCTGGCATTGCTCAGCGGGCAAGCTGCCCAACAGTTCGCTCATCCTCCTGTGCACCGCCGCTTGCATGGAGGAGCTGGTGTAGTAGTGCATCAGCGAGCCTTGAGTGCGAATCTGCTCGGAGAGCAGCAGCACCGTGCGATAATTTTCCACCGCGCGAGAGTAATCGCCTTCCTGCGCTGCCATCGCCATGTCCAGCGCCTCGATGTTCGCCCATCGGCGAAACTCTGCCAGCTCGGGAAACTGCCAGCCGGGCATGTATTCCATAATCACCACGCACGGCTTGTGCAGATGACGACGGTATTCCAGGCGCACAGGCTGCATCTGGCGCAGCAGGTAGCGAGCGAGTCCGGGACGGTCCAGGCGTATCTCGCGCCGTGAGGGAAACAGCTCGCGCTCGGCATAGGTGAGGGCAAAATCGGTTCGGAAAACCTGAGCGGTATACGCGGCGAGGGAACGGTATACATCGTAGGGGTTGTCCATCGGCTCAGGCGGTCGTTGAGGACGTGGGATATTCACGGGAGCCGTCCACCACCGCACCGCCAGCACGATAGCCACCACTCCCGCCAGCAAGGAGGTCAGGCAACCGGTTCTGCACCCTCTCGGGGTTCGCATGGTCTTACCTTTCAGGCTGTGCCAAGCCCCTCTCGATCATCTTGCGGTTGATGAACAGGCGGTTACTCAGGTACACATACGCATTTACCGTCTGTCCGTTTTCCCGTAATTCTTCTTCGCACTTAATGACGATTCGTTTGCCCTGCACGTAACGTCGAAGATAATCGATGGCTTCGTTCCGACGTTCCGGTGGAACCACCACCCCCTGCAGGCGTACCCGCCTACCGTCCTCTATCTGCAAGGTGTGTTCGTCTATCACGGCAGTAACCTTTACGGCAAGTTCCCTCCGTTGCTCGAAGCGAGCAAGGGGACGGGCATCCTGAATACGAGGCATATAGCCCTCGGGTGGCTCTACAGGTGGCAATGGCTGTTGCCGATAGACCAAACGGAAGGGCACTTCGAAAGATGCCCGCTCATTCAGCCCCAGCTTCTCGCGGATAGTCGGTTCGAACTCGCGCTGAATCTCGTAGCCCACCGCCTGGCGCCCCAGCTCTATTGCCACCTTCGCCGTGGTACCGCTGCCTAAAAAGGGGTCTAACACCGTCTCGCCGACCAAGGAGAACATGCGTATCAATCGTCTCGGCAGCTCTTCGGGGAACATCGCCTCGTGCCCCACCTGTCGTGTTCCGCCGAAGTGCCAGTGCCCGCTGAAGTACTCCTTCCACTCGTCGCGGCTGAGCGCGGACGCCTGCTTGACCTCTGCAGGCAGAGAGGCGATGTTGCCCGGTTTCTTGAACAGCAGGATGAACTCGTAATCCAGCTCCACGATACCGTTGGGCGGATAGGGAAAAGAGCCCATCACCACCGCGCCTCCAGTGGTGTTCATGGTGGTCTTCTTCTGCCAGATAATGGCACCCATATAGTCGAAGCCGATGGTTTCACACTGCGTGATGATTTCGGCGTGCAGGGGGATGACCTTGTAACGACCGTATGCCACGCTCCGCGCGAACTGGTCACCGATATTGATGCACAGCCTCCGTCCGGGTTGTAGCACACGATAGCACTCGCGCCACACGCGGGAGAGGTCTACCAGGTATTCATGCAAGCTTTGCCCGTAACCGATTTGCCCCTCGCAGCCGTAGTCCTTGAGGTGCCAGTAAGGCGGCGAGGTAACGACGAGATGGACGCTCCCGTCGGGCAGTTCCGCCATATTGCGGCTGTCGGCGAAGTATATGGCTTGTTTTATTTCCACTTTATCTTTGTAAATCTCTTAGAGTTCTTTCTGGTATATCCTCTTGCCCGCACGAGTCCAGGGATAACGCAAAATGTATCTTCGCGAAGATGCACTAAAATCGCGCAGATCTTCTTCAGTCCACTCCTCGCTGTAATCTACCACAGCCTGTTCAGGAACGTCCTGCAGGATCATTGTCGCGAGTCTGAGACGCTCCGACATAGGGAGACCCTGAATAAATCGTCTATATATCTCTTCAGCAGTCTGAGCTGGCATGGTAAATAACCTCCCACCACATTGGTGAATGAAGTATCACCTGATCATTTGCACTACTCATTGCTGCCAACTTCCTCCCCTTGTCTCATCGCAGCAGTGACTGCTCCTCTTTCCACCAGTTCCCCCCGTCGCCACTTCTCATAGATCTCTATCGCTCTGGTCAGCGGCGGTCGGATTCGGCAGTGCCCGTCCTGATTGTTCAACTCGTTGCAGAAGCCCTCGTGCACACAGTGCGGAACCAGCATTCTGCCGAAGAAGGGACTGACCGCCATCACCTCCTTGCGTACCTTCTTGAAGAGCCTGCGTATCTCCCATTGTGCCAGCGTGCACAGCCTTAAACCGCAGATGTGTATCAACTCGCGCAGGTTCACGGTCATAATCAGGTTGGTAGTCACCGCCTGCGGGAAGATAAACCTGGCATCTTCGGCGGGAATGCCGAGTTCTATCAGCTTCTGGTACGCCTCCGCGCTTCTGGCTCGCAACTGCTCGAACACGGCGTGCGCTTCGGGGTTTTCGGCGATGGTATCGGGTTCGACAAAGATGTCCGCTGTGTTCTTGAACTGCACGTAGCGTTGAGACTGCTGGTCAAAGGCGATGCCGATACGATGGCGTACCAGCTGGTGCGAGAGCGTTCGGGACACGCCCGAAATGGAGAAGGCGAACCAGATGTGTTCTATCGTGGAGTGATGACCACTTGCCACCACCTTCGCGATGAGCTCCTCCATTTTCTCGTCGCGCACCTTGCCGTTCTGGATACGCTCCCAAATCTGCTCGGGTTTCATCTCGCTGTAGCAGGTGCGACAGGCGAGATACACCAGCTGGCGGTAGTATTGCTCCGCTATCTCCTTCGTTGGGAAGAGAAGTTTGACTTGCATTTCAGACATGATGGACCTCTCTGTTATGGTTCGAAACCTTGCTGACACAGCTTCTGCAGCACGAAATGCTTCACTTTCTCCGCCAGATCCATTGCCCTCCTTGTCTCTTCCAGAGAGGGCATGTACGCGCTCTCCCCATATCGCATTGTCGTCGCATAGCGCGACAGGTCGTCTACGCCCACTTCGTGCAGCTGATAGAATTCGGGGTCTATCTCCGCGCAAAACTGGATAATAACTTCCAGGCGATGGGTGCGTGGGTATTCGCGTCCGTGAAAGACCAGAAAGGCTTTCAGGTACTTCTCAGCAGCCTGCTGCATGTGAAAGCAAACCATATCCGTCGTAGGCGTAGGGTACTCCATATCGCGCAAAGCAATAGTGAAGTCATGCTCTGCACGCATCATCCGGAACCTGGCTGCTTCTTGGTTCATACCTCAGCCCCTTCTTTGAGCGCGTAGTAGACCAGATACCCCGTGTTATCACGCTGCTCCTGGACAACTGCAGAAGAGAGAACGAACACGTCTGCGTAAATGCCCTGCGTTGCCAGACGCCAGCAGATGTCCGAAGCAAGGTCCTCCTTCTGCGAAAACTCCAAATCCCTGTCCACCACTACCAGAAAATCCCAGTCGCTATCGGCGCGAGCCTCCCCCCGTGCCCGACTACCGAAAAGGACGACCTTGACCACCCGGTAGCCCGCTTTTTCGACCTCTTCGGTGATGATCCGCTTCGCGCGCTGCAGGATTTCTTCGTTCATGATTCTCCCCCGGCAGTAGTATACCTCGCCCTTTATTCCCCTTGCACCAGTCTGAGCAGTATCGCATCCTGCACGGAGCGCGCAACCGCTGCCGAGCCGTTGTAGTTGTTCATCAGAATCGCGAATACCAGTTCCTCGCCCGTCTGCGTGCTCAGGTAACCAGACAGCGTGCTCACCCTGCCCAGACTGCCCGTCTTGGCGCGCACTTTGCCCTGTGCTGGGGTATTGACCATACGGTTGCGCAGAGTGCCGTCTACGCCAGCTATCGGCAGGGATTCCAGGAACACCTTTGCCTGCGGATGCGATGCCATGTAGCGCAGCAGGGTGACCAGATTCCTTGCCGACACCTGATTGCGCCGCGACAAGCCGGAACCGTCCACGATGTTCAGCGCGGAGAGGTCTAACCCCGCCTCCCTCAGAAACTCCAGCATCACCCGCTCGCCTGCTTCTGCGCTTCCCTCACGATACACCACTGCCCCCAGCGTGCGCATCAGGCACTCGGCGATCAGGTTATCGCTTGGCTTATTGAGCAAAGGCAGTATTTCGCTCAGCGGTGGTGAGGTATGGGAGTGAATCAGACGCGCACCATCTGGCACGCGGTCGGGCAGGGCGGTGCGATAACGGGTGGTAATCCCTCGCTTCTGCAGTGACTCGCGCAAGAGCCACATCGCATAGCGAGGTGGTTCTTCCACCGATAGCGCCTGCCTTGCCGAATCGGGGCGCGCGTCCAGCGGTATCTGCCCGTGCACGATAGCGATATTGCGTGCGTGCTCGCGCGTGATGATAATCGTAGAAGGGCTGCCGGGGGGTGAAGTAATAGCTTCATTGCGCACCAGCAGGTAGTCGGTAGGGGGAAACAG contains these protein-coding regions:
- a CDS encoding hydrogenase maturation protease, with the protein product MCGTLLVIGYGNTLRQDDGFGWRVAERLLQEPMEGVQVIACHQLTPELAEPLSRCRAVVFVDAREGEPVGKMEWETVTAPSSPNASFTHSAGPADLCLLAQALYGSAPAQASLLTVRSVHFEHGEELSPAVQEAVERAIAAIQCFALRVASGESSRSLSLEGDRLSDNHDA
- a CDS encoding NADP oxidoreductase, yielding MAQTITIDPITRIEGHAKITIQLDEQGIVRDARIHITQFRGFEKLCEGRRFSEMPALTARICGICPVSHLVASGKACDALLAVRIPETAEKLRRIFNLAQLVQSHALSFFHLSSPDFLLGMDADPAVRNIVGVVQTNPQMARDGIRLRQIGQQMIEWLAGKRIHPSWIVPGGVAQPLSAEKREQMLASIPEAIDITQRAIAWFKSILHQFSEEIQTFANFPSLFLGLVTDTGALEHYDGVLRVVDSAGNVIADKIDPNNYQDYIGEAVEPWTYLKFPYYKPIGYPEGVYRVGPLARLNLVDRCGTPRADEAWAEFRTLERGAVLSSFHYHYARLIEILYGLERIQQLLHEPDILDTRVQAVAGPNRSEGIGVAEAPRGTLIHHYRIDKDGLITWANLIIATGHNNLAMNRGILQAAKHFVKGEQIQEGMLNRVEAVIRCFDPCLSCSTHAVGQMPLHIQLLSPSGEVLDEVRR
- a CDS encoding oxidoreductase, translated to MSKKRIATVWLDGCSGCHMSFLDMDERLIEVFQQADLVYSPLVDLKEFPEEVDITLVEGAVSSEEDLHKIRMVRERTKILVAFGDCAVTGNVPSMRNPFGVNAVLQRAYLENVTLHPQVPREVIPALIEKARPVHEVVKVDVFIPGCPPSAETIFLALSDLLADRMPDMAKLTRFGA
- a CDS encoding hydrogenase HoxU, whose product is MNQPVRVKTLKIDDRDVSGREDETILEVARQNGIFIPTLCNLEGLTPIGACRLCLVEIKGVSRLLPACVTRVEEGMEVYTQSERLQKYRRMVLELLFSERNHICSVCVVNGHCELQNMAQILGMTHVSVPYRFPRLPVDASHERFVVDHNRCILCTRCVRVCDEIEGAHTWDVMGRGIDSRVITDLSQPWGESETCTSCGKCVNVCPTGALFEKGKPVSERLKKRQFLPYLTMMREERR
- a CDS encoding NADH dehydrogenase, yielding MTPEELRRLAESHEEARPEPRHRIKICVAAGCLSAGSDRVREALQNEIAQRGLESECEVKGVGCLGLCTAGPLMLVEPDGVMYQGVTEQDAPAIVESLGKKPVEQLVCPSDMSFFTKQYKIVLENSGVIDPEKIEDYIARDGYTALARVLEEMTPQEVIDEITRSGLRGRGGAGYPTGLKWSTVAKAGGSRKFVICNADEGDPGAFMDRSVLESDPHRVLEGMAIAAYAVGASQGFLYVRAEYPLAVKRLRTAIRQAERLGLLGNNICGTTFSFHVDIRLGAGAFVCGEETALIASIEGKRGQPRPRPPYPAEYGLWGYPTLINNVETFANVAPIIRNGGDWFASIGTEKSKGTKVFALAGRVRNTGLIEVPMGITLREIIFDIGGGIPDGHRFKAVQTGGPSGGCIPEQYLDMPVDYESLAKVGSIMGSGGMIVMDETSCMVDVAKFFMDFCVSESCGKCVPCRVGTAQMYHLLNKITSGEATMEDLALLEELCDMVKYTSLCGLGQTAPNPVLSTLQYFREEYIAHIVDKQCPAGVCQMRQ
- the hoxE gene encoding hydrogenase HoxE, translating into MHFTKPSPPSDDKRWRIVEATMRRHGYDPNALIETLHSVQQTFGYLETEALQYVAKALRVPLSKVYGVATFYHFFTLKPQGEHTCVVCMGTACYIKGAPHVVAAISEKYQIQPGETTADGKLSLLTARCIGACGLAPAVVFDGEVAGKVTPEEALQRIGRWTDQ
- a CDS encoding methyltransferase, with translation MEIKQAIYFADSRNMAELPDGSVHLVVTSPPYWHLKDYGCEGQIGYGQSLHEYLVDLSRVWRECYRVLQPGRRLCINIGDQFARSVAYGRYKVIPLHAEIITQCETIGFDYMGAIIWQKKTTMNTTGGAVVMGSFPYPPNGIVELDYEFILLFKKPGNIASLPAEVKQASALSRDEWKEYFSGHWHFGGTRQVGHEAMFPEELPRRLIRMFSLVGETVLDPFLGSGTTAKVAIELGRQAVGYEIQREFEPTIREKLGLNERASFEVPFRLVYRQQPLPPVEPPEGYMPRIQDARPLARFEQRRELAVKVTAVIDEHTLQIEDGRRVRLQGVVVPPERRNEAIDYLRRYVQGKRIVIKCEEELRENGQTVNAYVYLSNRLFINRKMIERGLAQPER
- a CDS encoding nucleotidyltransferase, translated to MNEEILQRAKRIITEEVEKAGYRVVKVVLFGSRARGEARADSDWDFLVVVDRDLEFSQKEDLASDICWRLATQGIYADVFVLSSAVVQEQRDNTGYLVYYALKEGAEV
- the dacC gene encoding D-alanyl-D-alanine carboxypeptidase DacC, coding for MRKRWTLYLLWLWWITLPVFAGLQNDIDKLLQNPALAHSITGILVVSLKDGRTLYEQSADLMLIPASNQKLLTSAAALHRLGADFRFTTRLWARGEVDSQGVLHGDLILQGSGDPTLLLKDIETMAEAVEKAGIRRVEGYLLYDESAFDGIRRGWDWAWDDEPYYYSPCLSAICVERNAMTVFVSPGEKVGDPPRVRLFPPTDYLLVRNEAITSPPGSPSTIIITREHARNIAIVHGQIPLDARPDSARQALSVEEPPRYAMWLLRESLQKRGITTRYRTALPDRVPDGARLIHSHTSPPLSEILPLLNKPSDNLIAECLMRTLGAVVYREGSAEAGERVMLEFLREAGLDLSALNIVDGSGLSRRNQVSARNLVTLLRYMASHPQAKVFLESLPIAGVDGTLRNRMVNTPAQGKVRAKTGSLGRVSTLSGYLSTQTGEELVFAILMNNYNGSAAVARSVQDAILLRLVQGE